The Halobellus sp. MBLA0158 genome has a window encoding:
- a CDS encoding DUF3311 domain-containing protein, whose translation MTRKKTDYLWIGVFAVLVTFAIPWFLWRDAATWQGLPAWLWWHIGWMALASVAFWLFTRGAWDRGMDVDPEEVGFDG comes from the coding sequence ATGACGCGAAAGAAGACCGATTATCTTTGGATCGGGGTCTTCGCTGTACTCGTGACGTTCGCGATTCCGTGGTTCCTCTGGCGGGACGCGGCGACCTGGCAGGGGCTGCCCGCGTGGCTGTGGTGGCACATCGGGTGGATGGCGCTCGCGTCGGTCGCGTTCTGGCTCTTCACGCGCGGCGCGTGGGACCGCGGGATGGACGTCGACCCCGAGGAGGTGGGCTTCGATGGCTGA
- a CDS encoding sodium:solute symporter family protein produces the protein MAESLAVQLGVVGAYLLVALAVGLVAYRLTGRDAEDYYLASRSIGTLVLLFTTFATLLSAFTFFGGPTLAYRAGPEWILVMGLMDGIIFAILWYLIGYRQWLIGKVRGYVTLGEMLGDRFGSRRLRALVAGVSLFWLFPYVMLQQMGAGEAIVGLTNGAVPYWVGAAAITLFMIVYVVAAGLRGVAWTDTIQGLFMLGIVWLAVVWVLSSAGGLESVSASMAESKPEFLALGGGLYSPQWMISTAVTIAFGVTMFPQINQRFFVAKDVGVLKRSFALWPVLVVLLFVPAFLLGSWAAGLGVAVPEGANVIPLLLNEYTPAWFAALVIAGAMAAMMSSSDSMLLSGSSYLTRDLYRPFVNPEATDEREAWIARVGVAAFAVGTFAVSLFRPGTLITVGDTAFGGYAQLALPVLVALYWPKTTRQGMFAGIVGSQAFYLLHVFLPAVTVGGVTVFGTTYFTWDFALYGMALSLVLTVGGSLLTTADADERAETFTVGTRAD, from the coding sequence ATGGCTGAGTCGCTCGCCGTCCAGTTGGGCGTCGTCGGCGCGTACCTCCTCGTGGCGCTCGCGGTCGGGCTGGTCGCCTACCGGCTCACCGGCCGCGACGCGGAGGATTACTACCTGGCGAGTCGGTCGATCGGAACCCTGGTGCTGCTCTTTACGACGTTCGCGACGCTGCTGTCGGCGTTCACCTTCTTCGGCGGCCCCACCCTCGCCTACCGGGCCGGGCCGGAGTGGATCCTCGTGATGGGGCTGATGGACGGGATCATCTTCGCGATCCTGTGGTACCTGATCGGCTACCGCCAGTGGCTGATCGGGAAGGTCCGCGGCTACGTCACGCTGGGCGAGATGCTCGGCGACCGCTTCGGCTCCCGGCGCCTCCGGGCGCTCGTGGCGGGCGTCTCGCTGTTCTGGCTGTTCCCGTACGTGATGCTCCAGCAGATGGGCGCGGGCGAGGCCATCGTCGGCCTCACGAACGGCGCGGTCCCCTACTGGGTCGGCGCCGCGGCCATCACGCTGTTCATGATCGTCTACGTCGTCGCCGCGGGCCTCCGCGGCGTCGCCTGGACCGACACGATCCAGGGGCTCTTCATGCTCGGGATCGTCTGGCTCGCCGTCGTCTGGGTGCTCTCCAGCGCCGGCGGGCTCGAATCGGTTTCGGCGTCGATGGCCGAGTCGAAGCCCGAGTTCCTGGCGCTCGGCGGCGGCCTCTACTCGCCGCAGTGGATGATCTCGACGGCGGTGACGATCGCGTTCGGGGTCACGATGTTCCCGCAGATCAATCAGCGCTTCTTCGTCGCGAAGGACGTCGGCGTCCTGAAGCGGTCGTTCGCGCTGTGGCCCGTGCTCGTCGTCCTGCTCTTCGTCCCCGCCTTCCTGCTCGGGTCGTGGGCCGCGGGGCTGGGCGTCGCGGTGCCGGAGGGCGCGAACGTGATCCCGCTCCTCCTGAACGAGTACACCCCCGCGTGGTTCGCGGCGCTCGTGATCGCGGGCGCGATGGCGGCGATGATGTCCTCGTCGGATTCGATGCTGCTGTCGGGATCGTCGTACCTGACGCGGGACCTCTATCGGCCCTTCGTGAACCCCGAGGCCACCGACGAGCGCGAGGCGTGGATCGCCCGGGTCGGCGTCGCCGCCTTCGCGGTCGGGACCTTCGCGGTCAGCCTGTTCCGCCCCGGCACGCTGATCACCGTCGGCGACACCGCCTTCGGCGGCTACGCCCAGCTGGCGCTCCCGGTGCTGGTCGCGCTCTACTGGCCGAAGACGACCCGGCAGGGGATGTTCGCGGGGATTGTCGGCTCGCAGGCGTTCTACCTCCTGCACGTGTTCCTGCCCGCCGTCACCGTCGGCGGCGTGACGGTCTTCGGCACGACGTACTTCACCTGGGACTTCGCGCTCTACGGGATGGCCCTCTCGCTCGTGCTGACCGTCGGCGGGTCGCTGCTCACGACCGCCGACGCCGACGAGCGGGCCGAGACGTTCACCGTCGGGACGCGGGCGGACTGA